In one window of Legionella fallonii LLAP-10 DNA:
- the tatC gene encoding twin-arginine translocase subunit TatC, with protein sequence MITHLLELRRRAIYTLCCFGVLFFIFFFIAGDLFHALMSPLLSVIPNQDGLIATHVTSPLVTPLRLAVNAAMLLSTPFALYHLWRFVSPGLHQNEKKQFRGTISLSILFFFAGLAFCFYLILPFMFQFFVHALPKGVRFMPDMAYALDFITRMLLLFGFCFQLPLVILILVRLKIIEIITLKKIRPYIIVGAFIIGMLLTPPDVLSQLMLALPLCFLYELGIILAIYFA encoded by the coding sequence ATGATCACTCATCTCCTTGAATTACGCCGACGAGCTATCTATACCCTTTGCTGCTTTGGCGTTTTATTCTTTATATTTTTTTTTATAGCGGGCGATCTTTTTCATGCCTTAATGAGCCCGTTGCTCTCTGTAATACCCAATCAAGATGGACTAATTGCAACACATGTCACCTCTCCTCTGGTCACCCCCCTGAGACTTGCTGTCAATGCAGCCATGCTACTCAGTACCCCATTTGCTTTATATCATTTGTGGCGCTTTGTCAGCCCGGGGTTGCATCAAAATGAAAAAAAGCAATTTCGTGGAACCATAAGCCTAAGTATTTTATTCTTTTTTGCCGGTTTAGCTTTTTGTTTTTATTTAATTCTGCCATTCATGTTTCAATTTTTTGTCCATGCCCTCCCCAAAGGGGTACGTTTTATGCCAGATATGGCCTATGCATTAGACTTTATAACACGAATGCTCCTATTATTTGGTTTTTGTTTTCAACTTCCACTAGTTATCCTTATTCTGGTACGCCTAAAAATCATTGAAATCATCACATTGAAAAAAATCAGACCTTATATCATCGTGGGGGCCTTTATTATAGGAATGTTACTTACTCCTCCCGATGTGTTGTCACAGCTCATGCTTGCATTACCACTATGCTTCCTTTACGAATTGGGCATTATTTTGGCAATTTATTTTGCCTAA
- a CDS encoding TolC family protein codes for MLQIFLLFSLLGFNGYSATKPSTNKKLYSWVDDPAQEAQRVEQAGARLREAINNPEYEIDHWIELPTSPSSRKKSLHQLSLREAILLALRYNPNIQNVELDRIIQRYQLRLAHNEFELQYALGASGVIQKNTFNGVGSDTTRTFVASPELKLKNKLGTQASLSIDNNVAIYNGYNPILNLTVTQPLLRGFGRSVNEAALLNAIDMEQLNKLGLKQSVVDQITQVIIAYRTLILSGNNLENQRLQLAEAKKSYEINEKKIKAGQLEPTGNIQQSYQIESLSLMVEQGENDFNTASQDLLQTIGLDPEMHLSVPSDVTLDKIIVPDLQQSIEIALNHNTQYLAQKMALRADERAYKTAKNQQLWQLDAGGSVQSGTVNDVTGLNGGVRGIYNGKNVNQSARLTLTVPLHDLNRRSQLVNAKIRLEKDRINLIAAKRALITNITNTINNIQSLAKRYQLAQKQVKLAEKSYALEKKKLQAGISSALDVNNTQNQLIQAQSGLIGAKIAYLNQLSALQRTLGTTLDYWHIKLRYGG; via the coding sequence TTGTTGCAGATATTTCTGTTGTTTAGTTTGTTGGGATTCAATGGTTACTCGGCGACTAAGCCTTCCACAAACAAAAAGTTATATAGTTGGGTTGATGATCCCGCGCAAGAGGCGCAACGAGTAGAGCAAGCTGGGGCTAGGTTGCGTGAGGCAATAAATAATCCTGAGTACGAGATAGATCACTGGATTGAATTACCTACTTCTCCTTCATCACGTAAAAAAAGCCTTCATCAATTAAGCTTACGTGAGGCGATTTTATTGGCTTTACGTTATAACCCCAATATTCAAAATGTCGAATTAGATCGCATTATTCAACGTTATCAACTACGCTTAGCTCATAATGAGTTTGAATTACAGTACGCTCTTGGCGCATCCGGCGTGATACAAAAAAATACCTTTAATGGTGTGGGTAGTGATACTACTCGTACCTTTGTCGCTAGCCCAGAGCTTAAATTAAAAAACAAATTAGGCACTCAGGCCTCTTTATCCATAGATAATAATGTTGCTATATATAATGGTTATAATCCCATATTGAATCTTACTGTTACTCAACCTTTATTGCGTGGTTTTGGCCGATCGGTAAATGAAGCTGCTCTTTTAAATGCTATTGATATGGAACAATTGAATAAACTAGGTTTAAAACAATCGGTGGTTGATCAAATTACTCAAGTTATTATCGCTTATAGAACGCTCATTTTGAGTGGTAATAATTTAGAAAATCAGCGCTTGCAATTAGCTGAAGCAAAAAAATCTTATGAAATTAATGAGAAAAAAATAAAAGCAGGGCAGTTGGAGCCCACAGGCAATATTCAACAGTCATACCAAATCGAGTCATTAAGCTTAATGGTAGAACAAGGCGAAAATGATTTTAATACCGCCTCCCAGGATTTATTACAAACCATAGGTCTTGATCCGGAAATGCATTTATCAGTACCTAGTGATGTGACTTTAGACAAGATTATCGTGCCTGATTTACAACAATCTATTGAAATAGCTCTTAATCATAATACTCAGTACCTGGCGCAAAAAATGGCACTACGTGCAGACGAGCGCGCCTATAAGACGGCAAAAAATCAACAGTTATGGCAATTGGATGCGGGTGGCAGCGTGCAAAGCGGTACCGTCAATGACGTGACTGGCCTAAATGGCGGCGTTAGAGGAATATACAATGGCAAAAACGTCAACCAATCGGCACGGTTGACTTTAACGGTCCCTTTGCATGATTTAAATAGGCGCAGCCAGTTAGTCAATGCTAAAATCCGTTTAGAAAAAGACCGAATTAATTTGATTGCAGCCAAAAGAGCATTAATTACTAATATCACTAACACCATTAATAACATCCAAAGTTTGGCTAAGCGTTATCAATTGGCACAAAAACAGGTGAAGCTAGCAGAAAAATCTTATGCTTTGGAAAAGAAGAAGTTACAGGCTGGAATTTCAAGTGCCTTGGATGTGAACAATACGCAGAATCAGCTAATTCAAGCGCAATCGGGATTAATAGGAGCAAAGATTGCGTATCTTAATCAGTTATCAGCACTTCAACGGACTTTAGGAACGACGCTGGACTACTGGCACATTAAACTAAGGTATGGCGGATGA
- a CDS encoding ABC transporter ATP-binding protein, translating into MNKLLAKLYCSGGWLRQNSARPRTLPDSRPHHAFIYHSEVKKNANDGPLIQLTDLVKTYSLDGVSTTVLKEVSLTVHQGDLLAIVGASGSGKSTLMNIIGLLDKADSGTYALKNRNVAGLSDDESATLRNQSIGFVFQQFNLLPRFTAMQNVALPLTYRGEHAGEIKEKVLNALEHVGMRQYAHHRPTQLSGGQQQRVAIARALVTEPQVLLADEPTGALDSKTGTEVMNLFLALHAEGRTIIMVTHDEHVAAQCKRRITIADGLIVGESAS; encoded by the coding sequence ATGAATAAGCTTCTGGCCAAACTCTACTGCAGTGGCGGATGGCTTCGTCAAAACAGCGCCCGGCCTCGTACTTTGCCTGACTCTAGACCGCATCATGCTTTTATATACCACAGCGAAGTTAAGAAGAATGCTAATGATGGCCCTCTGATTCAGTTAACCGATTTGGTAAAAACCTATTCTCTTGATGGCGTGAGTACTACTGTACTAAAAGAAGTGTCTCTGACTGTTCATCAAGGCGATTTGCTTGCTATTGTTGGCGCGTCAGGTTCTGGTAAATCGACGTTGATGAATATAATAGGTTTATTAGATAAAGCAGACTCTGGTACGTACGCCTTAAAAAATAGAAACGTCGCCGGCTTAAGCGATGATGAATCTGCTACGCTGCGCAATCAGAGTATAGGTTTCGTTTTTCAACAATTTAATTTGTTACCTCGTTTTACTGCGATGCAAAATGTGGCCTTGCCCCTGACTTATAGGGGAGAGCATGCAGGAGAGATAAAAGAAAAAGTATTAAATGCCTTGGAGCATGTTGGTATGCGCCAGTATGCTCATCATCGACCGACCCAACTATCAGGAGGTCAGCAGCAGCGGGTAGCAATAGCCAGAGCTTTGGTTACTGAGCCGCAAGTACTGCTTGCAGATGAACCTACAGGGGCGCTTGATTCAAAAACAGGCACTGAAGTTATGAATCTATTTTTAGCCTTACATGCCGAAGGTCGTACCATTATCATGGTGACTCATGATGAACATGTAGCGGCTCAATGCAAGCGACGAATTACTATTGCCGATGGTCTTATTGTGGGTGAATCGGCATCATGA
- the rsmA gene encoding 16S rRNA (adenine(1518)-N(6)/adenine(1519)-N(6))-dimethyltransferase RsmA, translating to MRHSPRKRFGQNFLQDGGVIDQILRSINPQATDNILEIGPGLGALTQPLLRQLDHLLAVEIDRDLQQYLSQLPIAQNKLQLISADALTIDYGQFGTGLRIIGNLPYNISTPLLFHLLQFTPFIKDMYFMLQKEVVDRMAAAPDTKAYGRLSVMLQYRCEVEHLFDVPPEAFDPRPKVDSAIVRLIPYQTPPFDIVEIDVLQKLVTSAFAMRRKTLTNNLKGIISFAQLADLGIDGGRRPEQISVSEYVQLAKFISN from the coding sequence GTGAGGCATAGCCCACGTAAACGTTTTGGACAAAATTTTTTGCAAGATGGTGGCGTGATAGACCAAATTTTGCGTTCTATTAACCCCCAAGCGACTGACAATATATTGGAAATTGGTCCTGGTTTAGGGGCATTAACCCAACCTTTATTGCGTCAATTGGATCATTTGCTCGCAGTGGAAATAGATAGGGATTTACAGCAGTATTTAAGTCAATTACCAATTGCTCAGAATAAATTACAACTAATTTCAGCTGATGCTTTAACTATTGATTACGGTCAGTTTGGTACAGGTTTAAGAATCATTGGTAATTTACCTTATAATATTTCCACTCCTTTACTATTTCACTTATTACAATTTACGCCGTTTATAAAAGACATGTACTTTATGTTGCAAAAAGAAGTGGTAGATCGCATGGCTGCGGCACCAGATACCAAGGCTTATGGACGATTAAGTGTGATGTTGCAATATCGGTGTGAGGTGGAGCATTTATTTGATGTGCCACCAGAAGCTTTTGATCCACGCCCAAAAGTGGACTCTGCAATAGTGCGACTTATTCCTTATCAAACCCCTCCTTTTGATATCGTTGAGATAGATGTACTACAGAAATTAGTCACCAGTGCGTTTGCAATGAGGCGTAAGACCCTGACTAATAATTTAAAAGGTATTATTTCTTTTGCTCAATTAGCTGATTTAGGAATAGATGGAGGTAGAAGGCCAGAACAAATTTCTGTCTCTGAATATGTCCAACTAGCGAAATTTATTTCCAATTAG
- the hspQ gene encoding heat shock protein HspQ, which yields MNKIAKFNIGDLVIHKRIRYRAIVVDVDPLFQASGHYNPQAPKHEFATRHPWYRLLVDDSSQITYVEETMLIADPNHHPINNPHLHDYFNENEGEGGYHNVNSKH from the coding sequence ATGAATAAAATAGCTAAATTTAATATAGGGGATTTAGTTATTCACAAACGCATTCGGTACCGAGCTATAGTTGTAGATGTAGATCCCTTATTTCAAGCCTCTGGACACTACAATCCACAGGCCCCTAAACATGAATTTGCTACACGTCACCCCTGGTACCGTTTATTAGTTGATGACAGTAGCCAAATAACTTATGTTGAAGAGACCATGTTAATTGCTGATCCGAATCACCACCCCATTAATAATCCTCACCTTCACGATTATTTCAACGAAAATGAAGGAGAAGGAGGCTATCATAATGTGAACTCCAAACATTAG
- a CDS encoding symmetrical bis(5'-nucleosyl)-tetraphosphatase has protein sequence MSDYAIGDLQGCYEPLQRLLELIEFDEKVDRLWFVGDLVNRGPESLAVLRFIHSLPIPPVITLGNHDLHLLGSFFGDQPWKGRDDTIQGVLKAPDGESLGHWLRKQSILHYSSELNVVMCHAGIAPMWDLEQARNLAQELEKVLSGDNYKEFLSHMYGNQPDIWSNDLTGLDRLRVITNYFTRMRFCDGDGRLELGYKGTIDKAPPNLYPWYNVPRRKDIEVDIVFGHWAALMGMSPNPKIHAIDTGCLWGGSLTALRLQDRQRFSVPGLAR, from the coding sequence GTGTCTGATTATGCTATAGGTGATTTGCAAGGATGCTATGAACCGTTACAACGCTTGCTCGAATTAATTGAGTTTGATGAAAAAGTAGATCGATTATGGTTTGTGGGGGATTTAGTGAATCGTGGTCCAGAGTCATTAGCGGTACTGCGGTTCATTCATTCTTTACCAATTCCTCCAGTGATTACCTTAGGCAATCATGATTTGCATTTACTGGGTTCATTCTTTGGTGATCAACCATGGAAAGGGCGCGACGATACGATTCAAGGGGTGCTTAAGGCTCCTGATGGTGAGAGTTTGGGGCATTGGCTTAGAAAACAATCTATTTTGCACTACTCGTCTGAGTTAAACGTGGTGATGTGCCATGCGGGAATAGCTCCTATGTGGGATTTAGAACAAGCAAGAAATCTGGCACAAGAATTAGAGAAAGTTCTTTCTGGAGATAATTATAAAGAATTTCTAAGCCATATGTATGGCAATCAGCCGGATATTTGGTCTAATGACTTAACAGGATTAGATAGATTAAGAGTCATTACTAACTATTTTACACGGATGCGATTTTGTGATGGCGACGGACGATTAGAGTTGGGGTATAAAGGTACTATTGATAAGGCCCCGCCTAATCTTTATCCTTGGTATAATGTACCGCGGCGTAAGGATATAGAGGTTGATATTGTTTTCGGGCATTGGGCTGCCTTAATGGGGATGAGTCCTAATCCTAAAATTCATGCTATAGATACGGGATGTCTGTGGGGTGGTTCCTTGACGGCATTACGCTTGCAGGATAGGCAAAGATTTTCTGTCCCGGGATTAGCTAGATAA
- a CDS encoding conjugal transfer nickase/helicase domain-containing protein, protein MFHRQRKNPLSAQARSLKDLVRHVAASQFLAEEKRQILLQKMKELTQLEASRYESLCFVLIENLVNYCQNLPETTNSYYSQLGGLVDHALNRTEAALSLFQEFMVQDGSEPISEEQKQWQYALYSAAILQGIGKLFVDYRINVFDSGGQLLKQWNPLLESLNSTGSYYDYDFQKESDVEFRRRLNLLIARALMPASGFAWIASNPQILAVWLALLNEDSRSAGTLGAILIRADAIAIQRYITENMGRSLASRGGRYGRAGTFSGGVPETLAEKEQAIGVEFIQWMIKALDEGLIMINKAPLLMVPGGMLMCQEMFQLFVREHPEYKNWQAAQNGFLSLGLHRRNADGSVMSRFEQTHNQQMYSGVVFSEYAVALPESVKVVQLSTGKVETLSATELVNKAQYPSQFVQQQNAIVVAPLQKLSATGKWQTIDNDVSFLTLGAKRSV, encoded by the coding sequence TTGTTTCATCGTCAACGAAAAAATCCCTTGTCTGCGCAAGCTAGATCCTTGAAAGATTTAGTGCGACATGTTGCTGCTTCTCAGTTTTTGGCAGAAGAAAAACGCCAGATATTATTACAGAAAATGAAAGAGCTAACACAATTAGAAGCGTCTCGTTATGAGAGTTTGTGTTTCGTTCTTATCGAAAACTTAGTGAATTATTGTCAAAACCTGCCAGAAACGACCAACAGCTATTACTCGCAATTAGGTGGATTAGTCGATCATGCTTTAAATCGTACTGAAGCTGCTTTAAGTTTATTTCAGGAGTTCATGGTTCAAGACGGTTCTGAACCAATATCCGAAGAGCAAAAGCAGTGGCAATATGCCCTTTATTCTGCCGCCATTTTGCAAGGCATAGGTAAGTTATTTGTTGACTATCGGATCAACGTATTTGATAGCGGTGGCCAACTATTAAAGCAATGGAATCCCTTGTTAGAAAGCTTAAATAGTACTGGTAGTTATTATGATTATGATTTTCAGAAAGAGTCTGATGTAGAGTTTCGTCGTCGTCTCAATTTGTTAATCGCACGAGCCTTAATGCCGGCTAGTGGCTTTGCTTGGATAGCCTCTAATCCGCAAATACTAGCGGTTTGGCTCGCGTTATTGAACGAAGATTCCCGTTCTGCGGGTACTTTAGGTGCCATTTTAATAAGGGCAGATGCTATCGCCATCCAACGGTATATTACTGAAAATATGGGTAGGAGTTTGGCGAGTCGAGGGGGACGTTATGGCCGTGCAGGAACTTTCTCCGGAGGCGTCCCGGAAACCCTGGCTGAAAAAGAACAAGCGATTGGGGTTGAGTTCATCCAATGGATGATTAAGGCCTTAGATGAAGGTCTCATTATGATTAATAAGGCTCCCTTGCTTATGGTTCCCGGTGGTATGTTAATGTGCCAAGAGATGTTCCAATTGTTTGTGCGTGAACATCCCGAATATAAAAATTGGCAGGCGGCACAAAATGGATTTTTATCTCTAGGCTTACATCGACGTAATGCAGATGGCTCAGTGATGAGTCGTTTTGAGCAAACGCATAATCAACAAATGTACAGTGGTGTAGTTTTTTCTGAATATGCAGTGGCATTACCGGAATCTGTAAAAGTGGTGCAATTGAGTACCGGAAAAGTTGAAACTTTATCAGCAACAGAATTAGTTAATAAGGCTCAATATCCTAGTCAATTTGTTCAGCAGCAAAATGCCATTGTTGTCGCTCCTTTGCAGAAGCTATCTGCTACTGGAAAGTGGCAAACCATAGATAACGACGTATCATTTTTGACGCTTGGAGCAAAACGTAGTGTCTGA
- a CDS encoding NAD(P)H-flavin reductase, which produces MNEKIIRAQVETISPLTDSIVQLILTPDEFITYQAGQYLQILLDEEAFSYSIANAPLGSHKYELHIRHSLDNPYNQRLFAYIKEHGAVSLRLPYGECSINKLIEQRPIIFIAGGTGFAPVKAMIEQLLAWSDSRPFELYWGARSQSDLYLDEKVTSWQTHVSQFNYFSILANTNKETLASNVLRKHPIDLREWQMVISGPFDMVYSTRDVLVEHGVSRTHLFSDAFSFEAQ; this is translated from the coding sequence ATGAATGAAAAAATAATTCGCGCCCAGGTTGAAACGATTTCACCTTTGACCGATAGCATTGTTCAATTAATTTTAACTCCAGATGAATTTATAACGTATCAAGCAGGGCAATACCTACAAATTTTGCTTGATGAGGAGGCTTTTAGTTATTCAATTGCTAACGCACCTTTAGGTTCACATAAATATGAATTACATATCAGGCATAGTCTTGATAATCCATATAATCAACGTTTATTTGCTTACATTAAAGAGCATGGTGCCGTTTCTTTGCGTTTACCTTATGGTGAATGCTCTATTAACAAGTTAATAGAACAGCGCCCCATCATATTTATTGCTGGCGGCACAGGGTTTGCGCCTGTCAAGGCAATGATAGAACAACTATTGGCTTGGTCAGATTCTCGGCCTTTTGAACTTTACTGGGGAGCGCGCTCGCAAAGTGATTTGTATCTGGATGAAAAGGTGACTAGTTGGCAGACTCATGTTAGCCAATTTAATTATTTTTCTATACTGGCTAATACCAATAAAGAAACCTTAGCATCTAATGTTTTAAGAAAACATCCAATAGATCTGCGGGAATGGCAAATGGTAATTAGTGGCCCTTTTGATATGGTTTACAGCACTCGCGATGTATTAGTAGAACATGGCGTGTCTCGTACTCATTTATTTTCAGATGCATTTAGCTTTGAAGCTCAATGA
- a CDS encoding efflux RND transporter periplasmic adaptor subunit, whose protein sequence is MNKYCKSTIGAILALILVSCGGHEKPTTTQATVKQTYEVKPQLLHKTLHFTGTIQPLHESTLTSPMEAVVESMNFHYGQMVKKGDVVLTLNSNELQKQYNDTLTDYLKAKDNYTIAKAKFSGTQDLWNAGLLSKNNYLSEKSGIDTARVTLMQATHKLTEMLEKIDENNSQKLSALSLSDFEKLRKVLTSNHNVIRLKAPGNGVMLYPPKTGEDKATRITVGSSVKSGQVLALVGDLSGISVEIDVPEIDIDKIHPGMKATISGVAFGKHQLKGTLVAVNAQASNSSNGGLPSFTAVVEVGSLTPEQQPWIKVGMSAAIEVNAESNNQLLVPIAAVRRERGNSVVTLQLANGTLERRIITTGTAQANSVVVESGLKAGDVVVYE, encoded by the coding sequence ATGAATAAATATTGCAAATCGACAATTGGAGCGATTTTAGCTTTAATCCTCGTTTCCTGTGGCGGTCACGAGAAACCAACGACTACTCAGGCTACCGTTAAGCAAACTTATGAAGTAAAACCTCAGCTTTTACATAAAACATTGCATTTTACTGGAACAATTCAACCCTTGCATGAAAGTACTTTGACTAGCCCTATGGAGGCAGTGGTTGAATCCATGAATTTTCATTATGGGCAAATGGTTAAAAAAGGTGATGTAGTTTTAACCTTAAACTCCAATGAGTTGCAAAAACAATATAATGATACTTTGACCGATTATCTAAAAGCGAAAGATAATTACACTATTGCAAAGGCTAAATTCTCTGGTACCCAGGATTTGTGGAATGCGGGATTGTTATCTAAAAATAATTATCTAAGTGAAAAATCAGGTATAGATACGGCGCGGGTTACTTTGATGCAAGCAACGCATAAACTCACGGAAATGTTGGAAAAAATAGATGAAAATAACTCACAAAAGCTCTCTGCGCTAAGTTTATCTGATTTTGAGAAGCTGAGAAAAGTTTTGACATCTAATCATAATGTCATTCGTTTGAAAGCTCCGGGTAATGGGGTGATGCTTTATCCACCGAAGACCGGGGAAGACAAAGCAACTCGGATAACTGTTGGCTCTTCAGTAAAGTCAGGGCAGGTTTTAGCTCTAGTAGGTGATTTAAGTGGTATTAGTGTGGAAATTGATGTTCCCGAAATAGATATTGATAAAATTCATCCGGGGATGAAAGCAACTATTAGTGGCGTTGCCTTTGGTAAACATCAATTAAAAGGAACTTTAGTGGCGGTCAATGCCCAAGCGTCTAATTCCAGTAATGGTGGTTTACCTTCATTTACTGCGGTTGTTGAGGTGGGCTCTTTAACTCCTGAACAACAACCATGGATAAAAGTAGGGATGAGTGCAGCCATTGAAGTTAATGCAGAAAGTAATAATCAATTATTAGTTCCTATTGCGGCAGTAAGAAGGGAACGAGGCAACAGCGTGGTTACGTTACAGCTGGCCAATGGTACTTTGGAACGAAGGATTATCACCACAGGTACTGCCCAGGCTAATTCAGTCGTTGTTGAGTCTGGTCTTAAGGCAGGCGATGTGGTGGTTTATGAATAA
- a CDS encoding ABC transporter permease has protein sequence MKLISHCQQALVNLTSSKLRSFLAVLGILVGTAAVVALISCGQLATEKALEQFKALGTDLLAVAVYQKTPSKSHSGDDSLSSAQWQQLAERIPSIVKIAPYSTAYQPLSFQGKLMQGVVIGADENLASIVHIALSQGHFVSYLASFEHFCVVGDGLARQIKAISMDDPVGKQLRIGQSLYTIIGIADRWKENGFFNEDINQAAIIPLAGMALVSKEAKINNAVILLKPDSPIDEVIEEIKQIISSLVPKLSVFPRSAKQIIASMESQGHIFTLLLAVIGGISLLVGGIGVMNVMLVSVSERKKEIGIRKAVGAKNSEIQALFLVESVMLSLLGGILGVLLGLIFTRIVAYFSDWTFSIYWLPPIAGFLVSAATGIFFGFYPARRAAKLEPMASLRSE, from the coding sequence ATGAAGCTTATTAGTCATTGTCAGCAGGCTTTAGTCAATTTGACCTCTTCCAAATTACGTTCCTTTTTAGCTGTTTTAGGTATCTTGGTTGGTACAGCAGCCGTAGTTGCCTTAATCAGCTGCGGTCAGCTGGCTACAGAAAAAGCGCTAGAACAATTTAAAGCGCTAGGTACTGATTTACTTGCTGTTGCTGTTTATCAAAAAACACCCAGCAAATCACATAGTGGAGATGATTCATTATCCTCTGCTCAATGGCAGCAGCTGGCAGAACGAATTCCTTCTATAGTAAAAATTGCGCCATATAGTACGGCTTATCAACCCTTGAGTTTTCAAGGTAAATTGATGCAAGGCGTTGTCATTGGCGCTGATGAAAATTTAGCGAGTATTGTTCATATTGCCTTATCCCAGGGGCATTTTGTTTCTTATTTAGCGTCGTTTGAACATTTTTGTGTGGTTGGGGACGGATTGGCTCGGCAGATAAAAGCGATTAGCATGGATGATCCGGTAGGTAAGCAGTTACGCATAGGCCAATCTTTATACACCATTATTGGTATTGCTGATCGTTGGAAAGAAAACGGATTTTTTAATGAAGACATTAATCAAGCGGCTATTATTCCTTTAGCCGGCATGGCTTTAGTGAGCAAAGAGGCTAAGATCAATAATGCGGTAATCCTGCTTAAACCAGATAGTCCTATCGATGAAGTTATCGAAGAGATCAAACAAATTATTAGTTCGCTGGTGCCCAAGCTGAGTGTTTTTCCTCGTAGTGCAAAACAAATTATAGCCAGCATGGAAAGTCAGGGGCATATTTTTACCTTATTACTGGCGGTCATCGGCGGAATTTCACTTCTAGTTGGCGGCATAGGGGTAATGAATGTCATGTTAGTTTCTGTGAGTGAACGCAAAAAAGAAATCGGTATTAGAAAGGCAGTAGGAGCTAAAAATAGCGAGATTCAGGCTTTATTTCTTGTGGAGTCAGTGATGCTTTCACTATTAGGAGGCATTCTTGGCGTGCTTTTAGGTCTAATTTTTACCCGTATAGTGGCCTATTTTAGTGATTGGACCTTCTCTATTTACTGGCTGCCTCCTATTGCTGGTTTTTTAGTTTCTGCCGCTACCGGAATTTTCTTTGGCTTTTACCCGGCACGTCGTGCTGCAAAATTAGAGCCTATGGCCTCTTTGCGTAGCGAGTAA
- the panD gene encoding aspartate 1-decarboxylase: MAYRRMLKSKIHRACVTQADLDYEGSITISPELLQAANILPYEAVNVWNVTAGTRFETYAITGEKGSTDICVNGAAAHLVTPGDLVIIASFAQVLEEDCATLVPTVVFVDQFNRLKEIRPERIGAKNRVPCAV, encoded by the coding sequence ATGGCTTATAGAAGAATGCTCAAGTCTAAAATTCACCGTGCTTGTGTTACCCAGGCTGATTTAGATTACGAAGGAAGTATTACTATTTCTCCTGAGCTTCTTCAAGCAGCGAATATACTGCCTTACGAGGCGGTCAATGTTTGGAATGTTACCGCTGGTACACGCTTTGAAACTTATGCTATCACCGGTGAAAAAGGCTCAACCGATATATGCGTTAACGGAGCTGCCGCTCATTTAGTAACCCCGGGTGATTTAGTCATCATTGCTTCTTTTGCTCAAGTATTAGAAGAGGATTGCGCCACACTAGTCCCCACTGTAGTATTTGTAGATCAATTTAACCGCCTAAAAGAAATTAGACCTGAGCGAATTGGTGCTAAAAATAGAGTGCCCTGTGCAGTCTAA